The nucleotide sequence ACCAGAGAACCTTAAGCCCTGCCCTATTTCCCAGCCTGCCTTGCTCACCCAGTCCTCTGCCCACCACCCATGATCCTAGATGCTTTTGTATTGATCCTACCTTCTGGCCTGGCAGTGTCTAGGGGTTGTGCTAAGTCTTAGCTTCTGTGTCTCCTTAtcttcttggggctggaaagtTCTCTGTGGTTTTTCAGAAGTAATAGTGGGTTAGCCAGTACAACGAACAGCCCTCAGATATCAACGGCTTAGCACAGTGAATGCTTATTTCTCAAGGCCACTTGAGCTACAGTGTTTCTTATCTCTGCTCCAGGTAGTAGAGCTCTGGGACCCCTTTCAGttatctgtttgtctgtcttccACTCTCTCTGCAATTAAGTCAGCAACGTGCAGGATCCTAAGGATGGTTGCTAAGGGCAGACCTGACACACTGTACACTACTTTGATCTTCATTCTATTGACCAAAGTGGGTGACCATTGTCAGAGAGCACAAGGAAATGGTGGTCATGTGACAGGGAGAAGAAGCAGGTTTGGTGAGCAGCTAGGGCTGGCCATTATGAATCAAAGACTggtcttgctgggcgtggtggcacacacttttaacccctgtatttgggaggcagaggtaggaggatcgccatgagtatgaggccactctTGAGCTAtagaataccaggtcagcctgggctagagtgagaccctacctaaaaaaaaaaaaaaaaaaaaaaaaaaggactggtcTGGTCTCTAGTAGGTGTTTCAAGTGACTGTTCCCTGattcttttctgttgtttgatCAGATCACACCAGGTAGCAAGGCTGCCCAATCCCAGCTCAGCCAGGGCGATCTCGTGGTGGCCATTGACGGCATCAACACAGACACCATGACCCACCTGGAGGCCCAGAACAAGATTAAGTCTGCCAGCTACAACCTGAGCCTCACCCTGCAGAAGTAAGTGGAAACTTTCCAAAGCAGGGCACAGTGGTGGACATGGGCATGGAAGGACAACACAGGAGAGATTGTCCCTAGCATTAGCAGCATGGACATAGCCCTGTGCTGTGTGGAAGGATGCAAGAATGACCAGCCCAAGTCTTTGGCAGGATTTTTAATGCTTCACTTTACAGAAGCTTCACAGAAGGTAGCCACAGTGCTGCCAGCAAATGGATAGCTAGACCTGGAAGCTAGAATCTTCACTGCTTCCAATTTGCCCAAGAAGTCCCCTGCCACCCACCACCCGGACCAAAGACATAAATTGAGATGATGAGAACTGATGAAAATGCTCAAGGACTGTGACCCTTCCACCCTTGTCAGACCTGGTACCCCCCCTAGAGAGACCCAGTGCATAGGGTGGATCGTGAACCTTGGGCCTTCTGGGGTCACTGCACAGGTCTCCTCTCCCCCTACCAGCCCTGCCCAGGAGCTGTTGGATGGGTATACGTGTCCTTACTGAATCCCATTTCTTGTTTCTCCAGGTCCAAGCGTCCCATTCCCATCTCCACGGCAGCACCCCCAATACAGTCCCCGCTGCCAGTGATCCCCCATCAGAAGGTAGGTGCTGGGTGCTGGCAGTGGGGTCCCACTAGTCATGATTTTTAGAGTGCAGCCCTGCATGCCCGCTCTTGCCTCTGCCATTACTGACTCTGAGGAGAGGCATTTGCACCCCTGATGACACTCTAAGTTGTGGGGGTACCTGCCTGGGCACTGGCCACCATCCTAGACTCAGTGGCTGGTCTTCGAGGAAAGGCAGCTTGGGAAGCAGTATTCTGAGAAGAGGGGTCATCCTTCTAGCCAGCCAGGAGTCAGGCACCCAGAAGGCTTTGACCCTCATCTGTCTGAAGACACTGAAGCTGGGAAGGGGGACTGTCAGAGGCCCCCACGTGGACCAGGCACCCCAGTGAGCATTCTCAGTTATGGAGAAGCCTGCCGGCCCACAGGAATTCTCCATAGACTCTTGCTCTGGGTTTCCAAACATCCACCTGTCCCTTCCAGCTGCATACCTCTATAGCTCATTAAAAGGGCTGGTTGTACCTTTAGAGATAGCTATGGATGGGCACCATATCACCTTACTACTGTGCCCAGAACCTTTCCAAAGTCCCTCCAAGCAACTCAATGCTGTGGGCCCAAGGGACCtgacccagagctggggaggtccATCACTGTTTTTCCGGCCTATGGTCCCTCTGCGTGGCCATAGACTGGTCTCATCTGTGCGCTGGGGCACACTGGACATCATGGGGGAGTAGGGACATGAAGAAGATGATAGGGTCACAGATGGGGAGCTAGACAGAGGGCTGGGAGATGTtgcagaggcagatggagaaaagcAAACAGCCCTTCTACTTCCTTAGCTTCTCCTTCTGTCCCTGCCCCCCCCAACCATCTGTCAGGCCTATCTGTGCACAGTCTTCTCCATGTGGGGTGAGGCAGGAGGGGGTTGGGCCACCCTCACAAGGTCCTCACTCTCAGAAGAGGGGGGAGCAGGATAGAGGGACCCTTCCCCTGAGCCCCATCTTCCTTCCTTGAGTCCCAGAGGCAGCATGTATTCTGTCCAGATAGATACCAGCCTCTGGGCCAGGAGCAAcggtcccccccaccccaactcctCTGCACAATGCCCTTCCCTTCCAGTGACCCGTTACGGGGGTGGGGGATCAGGCATCAGGCCGCACGTGGTGGGTGGAGGGCTGCGGGTTGCGAGCTACAGGCACTTGCACTAACACGCCTTTTTCAAGTCCGTGCACaagtgtggatgtgtgtggcCGCTAACCACTGTCTTCTTTCTCCCCTGCATGGCGCTGCCCTGTGCCAGGACCCTGCTCTGGACACGAACGGCAGCCTGGTGACTCCCAGCCCCAGTCCCGAGGCGAGGGACAGCCCGGGCATCCCAGGCACCCTGGAGCTCAGGGGCACCTTTAACTCCTCCTTCTCCCAGACCTCTGTCTGCTCCTCACGCATGGAGGCCTCCGATCCTGGCCCTCCACAAAGCAGTCCAGGGGCCACGGCCAGCTCGGAGGGAGCACGGGCCCCACTCAACCCCAAAGTCCTGCCAGGCCCGAGCCAGCCGAGGCAATATAACAACCCCATTGGCCTGTACTCAGCTGAGACcctgagagagatggctcagttgtatCAGATGGGCCTCCGAGGCAAGACCTCGGGTGTCGGACTTCTAGGAGGGTAGGTAATGGGCACACTGCTCTCTATGGGTGGACAGGGCCGCCTGGGTCCTCGGTGCTCATTGCAGAGGCTTGATCAAGTGGTCAAAGGGAGGAATTGGCCTTTACCCAGCCAGCCTTATTATACCCATGTGGCAGCACACGCTAAGAGCAACACCAGTAAGAATCTATTGACATTTGCTATGACCAGGCACATGCTTGCTTTATACAAATACCCTGGGGTGATGTGTCAGCCTCTTGGAGAGGAAGAAACCGAGGCTTAGCAAAGATTAAGCTGAGGTCCAGTAGTCCAGTGAAGCTTGCGTGCAGAAGACTCTGACCTCCCAAAGTTTTCATCCGAGGCCACACACCCTTCCCCATTGGAACACAtaacatgtgagagagaaaggcaaatagagagagagaatgggcgtgccaggagcctcctgccactgtaaacaaattgcagacacgtgcaccgccttgtgcatctggttttacgtggatactggggaatcgaatccaggctgtcaggctttgcaagaaagcatctctgctgagccacctctccagctccggGAGCTATGGTTCAAAGGGACAGGCTGGTCCCTTACCCTAGGCGCCCCGAGGCAGGAACAAGGAAGAGTTACGGAGGGAAGGGTGAGTTTTCAAAGACCCAGAGAGGTCTGGAAAAGCTGCCTAGAGGAGGAAACGTGGAAACAGTTCGTGGAAACTGAGCAATGGCATAAGGAGGGGAGACTCGCAGGAATGCCCAGGCCACAGTAGGCAGCAAGGAAGCAGGACTCTGAGGAGAAAGGGGTTGTGGAGAACAGCAGCCTCTCCCGGCCCCATGGTGTAGGTGACGACACGCCATGGACACTGGGGACAGAAGAGCATAGAGCCAGGGGGCACTGTGGAAGGGCAGAGGGGACAGCCccatgctgcctcagcctccaggctCTTGTCTCAAGGTGACTCTGCCTTCACCCTGTGCCATTGGTGTGCTTATCTCTGGGTACTGAAAGCACGGCAGGCTGAGTTAGTGGCTCAATGGAGGAGTCACACTGTCCTCACTTCAGGATTATTGGGTCACATGCTCACTGCCTGGCCCTCATTGCCTGAAGTCCCAAAGCCGGTATGAGGAAAAATTGGCATGCCCCCAGCCACGCCCTCTTTGCCCTTCCTGGGTCCCTCAGCCCTCAGCTCTTAGCTCTCTCAGCTTCCCAGCTTCCCCAGCTCCTGGGATCTGAGCAAAGCTGGCCTCTGGCCCATCATGGCTTCCCTACCCCAAAATGGCAAAGCCACATCCCCTCACCCCTCTAGCTTTCCCAGCAGGGAGCTTTGACTTGAAAATTCCAGGAATGGCACAATAAAGATGGCCGTGTTTGCCCACCTCTCATGGGCGGGTAGGTCATCCTGGTCCTTCTGGTAGTTTTGGGGGTCAGCCCTAGGCAGGAAGGTTGGCTTCTGGTAGACGTTCACCCCGGGAAAGCCCACCAGACGTGATGGCAGTGTGTCCCCTTGACTGAGCTCTGTCTGGGTTGGGGGGTTGTTTTATCTCTTTAGAGGTGAGCATCATTTCCCCATCTCAAAATGGAAAataggagcagagagagagagagagagagagagggagagggagggaaggagggagggagggaggggaattgGTCTAAGGTCACACCACTTGTTAGTGGCAGGCAAGACTTGACAGACTCCATCTTGCTCAGAGATGGGTTGGAGGGCTAGGAAGTCAGGAACCAGCCCCACTTCAACTAGTTCTAGATGCCTTCCCCTTGGTACAGGAACCTGGCAAACAGGGAGGTTATTACTTGACAACCATAGAGGCAGCACCCAACGGTATTCTCTCATGGGAAGGTGAACAAGAGAAGTGGCAGAGTTGATGCTTTGTCAGAAGCAAATCCTGACGCTGCCGTCTTAGACCAGTCATGGGAAGGGCTGGGGCGGCTGATGCCGCCGCCTTTGCTAAGTGTCTAACCACTCATAGGCGATAGCACTGGCAAATTCTCCATGTCTGTTCACTGCACACTTATCCTTCATTACGGGCTTCCACTTAGGGTCTTGTTTACTCTGCATGACCCATCTGTGTGGTGGGTACCCCGATCTTCTTATAACTGGGTTGAGTCTTACCCAGAATCACAGTGCTAGAGAGAGGCAGGGTCAGGTATTGATCTCTGTCTTGTCATTCACAAAAAAGGGGAccctctgcttccctctctctctctctctctctctctctctctctcgctctctcacttcctttctctctctctcggcagCTGATTTTTGCAGTATGATTTTTGGCAGCTGGTATCTCTCAGAAGGAGTGGAGAGGAACAACTGGGGTGCAGGCAGGATTGAGCTTCCCTCAACCATCTGTACCCACCTGTCTGGGGATGGCCCTGAGGGCAAAGCCTTGCTGGATCACTCTGTGCCAGGGCCCTGGGCAGATACTGCACCTTTGGTGCCTCCTTCCGTGAGACCTGGGCACTGGCTGAGTTGTGTGTGTAGCAGACATTCCTGGATCCTCTCAGCAGGGGGCAGGAATCAGCCTTTGCACAGGGCAAAGgcagcccccaccccaccactgCCCTCTGCAGGGGACACTTGGCTGGTCAGGACAAGAGCTGACCCTGCAGCTGTCAGCACTGGCCAAACATGGAGAAGAAATGGAAGCTCCGAGCTGGCCCTTTCCTAATATAGCTCCACTTGTGGCTATTTTAATCATGGGAAGACAGAGGGAATTTTATCAGTTCTGACGCAGTAGGGGGTCTGGGGCTGAGTAGAGCCACCACAGGCtccctgatgtgtgtgtgttggagggtaggtgtgtgtgtgtgtgtgtgtggggaggaatCCCTGGCTCCCCAGGGTCCTGGTTGTGGGGTATGTGGATGTACAGCCCCATCCAGAATCTATGGTAGGTAGATCCAGGAAGGCGGCAGGATCTGAGGACAGAGCCCTCCAGACTCTGTCTCAGGTGTCAACAGCCACTGGCcacggcgtgcaccaccacagagGACGTGCACTTAAAGAACCATCATATAGGCGGTACTTTCCTGGCCCCCAGAGGTCATGTTCCAGGAGGCTTGCGGTCAGATCCCAGCGAGGGCAG is from Jaculus jaculus isolate mJacJac1 chromosome 18, mJacJac1.mat.Y.cur, whole genome shotgun sequence and encodes:
- the Ldb3 gene encoding LIM domain-binding protein 3 isoform X3 — translated: MSYSVTLTGPGPWGFRLQGGKDFNMPLTISRITPGSKAAQSQLSQGDLVVAIDGINTDTMTHLEAQNKIKSASYNLSLTLQKSKRPIPISTAAPPIQSPLPVIPHQKDPALDTNGSLVTPSPSPEARDSPGIPGTLELRGTFNSSFSQTSVCSSRMEASDPGPPQSSPGATASSEGARAPLNPKVLPGPSQPRQYNNPIGLYSAETLREMAQLYQMGLRGKTSGVGLLGGSLPVKDLAVDSASPVYQAVIKNQNKPEDEADEWARRSSNLQSRSFRILAQMTGTEFMQDPNEEALRRSRERFETERNSPRFAKLRNWHHGLSAQLLNVKS